The proteins below are encoded in one region of Toxoplasma gondii ME49 chromosome IV, whole genome shotgun sequence:
- a CDS encoding DNA /pantothenate metabolism flavoprotein (encoded by transcript TGME49_318600), translating to MSSSFSYLEGASQFFASEPPPVQLPAVSEAVSQFLSSINVHGTQTDSRLPHKLVAFITSGGTNVPIERNTIRFIANFSTGRRGAALCEQFLLAGYYVIFLSSPNSIQPFVRHVLPQRPGPAFLDSIQLSSDKGSVFSGETPCLILGRDSRSHKESPAERNGAQQMASSIDRDSTSTGAAPRSRLSIGTNSFLDLSAGNSTHCETGSVGGGVALVCNQEAEAAVQAYRCCRDRLLCVSFQTITEYLFLWQEILRRCRPLGDSLVVCACAAVSDFYIPASHMSTHKLESRRHTPKPCGKAYTDSSQPCVPGESDRKKFRRSEHQTEPTGPGIDETCMLPQSGKNRQRSGDCDTSIEQGEGKSNNDGALPGNQSAHGEGAEHLERAAAESQNSARIADPTFGDRRGGLAQKPPSGTRAGAADNGITLALHQVPKMLGLVKHLNPDCVFMSFKLETNAETLHAKARRSLRLYNCDIVVANLLHSRHHTVTVFWDPDEKAPPLDITSDGKVRRLGIQERTDGGNVVLGEGCIEAQLVQVVNQLRTRRQQKAIQLPHKEDV from the exons ATGTCGTCGAGTTTTTCATATTTAGAAGGTGCTTCGCAGTTCTTCGCTTCGGAGCCACCTCCAGTGCAGCTTCCCGCGGTTTCCGAAGCCGTTTCACAGTTCTTGAGTTCCATCAATGTACACGGCACGCAAACGGACTCTCGGTTACCACACAAGCTGGTAGCCTTCATTACGTCAGGCGGGACAAATGTACCGATTGAA AGAAACACCATTCGCTTTATTGCGAACTTCAGCActggaaggcgaggcgcagCACTGTGTGAGCAGTTCTTGTTGGCTGGCTACTATGttattttcctttcttcgccgaACTCCATCCAGCCGTTCGTTCGCCATGTGCTTCCACAACGACCAGGTCCTGCGTTCCTTGACAGCATCCAGTTGTCTTCCGATAAGGGATCAGTCTTTAGTGGGGAGACACCATGCCTCATTCTCGGAAGAGACTCTAGATCTCATAAGGAGAGCCCTGCGGAGCGGAACGGCGCGCAACAGATGGCATCCAGCAttgacagagacagcacaAGCACTGGAGCTGCCCCTAGAAGCAGATTGAGTATTGGGACAAACTCCTTTCTCGATCTGTCGGCAGGGAATTCCACACACTGCGAAACAGGAAGTGTCGGTGGTGGCGTGGCTCTGGTGTGTAAtcaggaggcagaggcagcggTTCAGGCGTACAGATGCTGCAGAGACCGTCTTCTGTGCGTATCGTTTCAGACAATAACGGAATATCTCTTCCTGTGGCAGGAGATTCTGAGACGGTGCCGTCCACTTGGAGACAGTTTGGTTGtttgcgcatgcgccgctgtctccgactTCTATATTCCTGCCTCTCACATGTCGACGCACAAACTGGAAAGTCGTCGCCACACCCCTAAGCCGTGCGGCAAGGCATATACGGATTCGAGTCAGCCCTGTGTGCCGGGTGAAAGCGATCGAAAGAAGTTCCGCCGCAGCGAACACCAAACGGAACCCACGGGACCTGGGATCGATGAAACATGCATGCTGCCCCAGAGTGGTAAGAATCGCCAGCGGTCGGGGGACTGTGACACGTCTATTGAACAAGGCGAAGGGAAGAGCAACAACGACGGAGCTTTGCCTGGGAATCAATCTGCACACGGTGAAGGCGCAGAGCATTTGGAAAGAGCCGCTGCCGAAAGCCAAAACAGCGCGAGGATAGCGGATCCCACTTTCGGTGATCGTAGAGGTGGCCTGGCACAGAAGCCGCCGTCGGGCACGCGTGCCGGTGCGGCTGACAATGGTATCACTCTCGCGCTTCACCAGGTGCCGAAGATGCTCGGCCTCGTGAAACATTTGAATCCTGATTGCGTTTTCATGTCCTTCAAGCTCGAAACGAATGCTGAAACGCTTCACGCCAAAgctcgccgttctctccgTCTATATAATTGCGACATTGTGGTTGCCAATCTTCTCCACTCAAGACACCACACCGTCACAGTGTTTTGGGACCCAGACGAAAAGGCGCCGCCCCTTGATATCACCAGTGACGGCAAAGTTAGACGCTTGGGAATTCAAGAAAGAACAGACGGTGGCAACGTTGTGCTG GGAGAAGGCTGTATTGAAGCTCAATTGGTTCAGGTGGTAAACCAGCTGCGCACACGAAGGCAGCAAAAAGCCATACAGCTACCGCACAAGGAGGACGTCTAG